The following coding sequences lie in one Miscanthus floridulus cultivar M001 chromosome 9, ASM1932011v1, whole genome shotgun sequence genomic window:
- the LOC136484122 gene encoding disease resistance protein RGA5-like — protein MIKDLVGIDETRDELIKILMGENGMPSQQGKIISIVGFGGMGKTTLANAVYEKISAQFDCYAFVSVSQTPDLNKLFKDILYQLDRNKYDDSINETFVYEQQLINELREFLQHKRYFLVIDDIWDISVWQTIRRALPDNDIGYIIITTTRNFGVAEEVGGAYKLKPLSLSNSQKLLYRRIFGNENKDNIEDIDKCLNKELAEVSKRILQKCGGVPLAIVTTASLLASKARNEIDWYDVYNSIGTGLSDSTDVVNMRKILSLSYYEMPSHLRTCLLYLSVFPEDYKIEKDRLIWMWIAEGFIQCENQGKSLFAIGDSYFNELMNRSMIQPIYERYTGLIYACHVHDMVHDFICFLSSEENLVTILNGVWYTSPSKLFGRLSLQYGKEDNSKPLRIASLEHVRSAVVFPSAFCVMPVLRRFRVLRVLNLQDCDLSRGYSLEYLGDLFHLRYLGLCATHIAQLPQQIGNLKFLQTLDVRGNNMFSLPSTVVQLKNLMCLYIDEFTRVPNGIGSLTNLEVLSTLDITVSIDIIEELGQLMKLRVLHILLFIGWSGRLVECLSKLQNIEYLYIKIFGDNQWDFGGLDAWVAPRHLCRLDIEWPCWFSTLPARMNQSYLLDLVYLSIAVRDFGQVNLETLGRLPALRLLKLSVDPKNLGTLGGFIIGAGLFPCLVLFQFGGSIGPIAFQQGAMPRLEILNLEFCVQAARQITCNGDGPELGLGNLPSLQDVKIYLRSRGASKEEVRELEAALRHAAEIHPNLPKHQICG, from the exons ATGATTAAAGACCTCGTTGGCATTGACGAAACTAGAGATGAGTTAATCAAGATTTTGATGGGAGAGAACGGAATGCCCTCACAGCAAGGCAAGATAATCTCCATTGTTGGATTTGGTGGGATGGGCAAGACAACTCTTGCTAATGCAGTGTATGAGAAGATTAGTGCACAATTCGATTGCTATGCTTTTGTATCAGTGTCTCAAACTCCTGACTTGAATAAACTATTCAAGGACATCCTGTATCAACTTGATAGGAATAAATACGATGACAGCATCAATGAAACTTTTGTTTACGAGCAGCAGCTCATCAATGAACTCAGAGAATTCCTTCAACATAAAAG GTATTTTCTTGTTATTGATGACATATGGGATATCTCAGTCTGGCAAACTATTAGACGTGCCTTGCCTGATAATGATATTGGATACATAATTATCACAACAACGCGTAATTTTGGTGTTGCGGAAGAAGTTGGTGGTGCTTACAAGTTGAAACCCCTTTCCCTGAGTAACTCCCAAAAGTTGTTGTACAGAAGAATATTTGGTAACGAAAACAAGGACAACATTGAAGACATAGACAAATGTCTGAATAAGGAGCTGGCTGAAGTATCCAAGAGAATACTACAGAAATGTGGTGGTGTTCCCTTGGCTATTGTTACAACAGCTAGTCTTCTAGCATCTAAAGCAAGAAATGAGATTGATTGGTATGATGTGTACAACTCTATTGGCACTGGTCTTAGCGATAGTACTGATGTGGTTAATATGAGAAAGATATTATCACTTAGCTATTATGAAATGCCCTCCCATCTGAGAACTTGCTTATTATATTTAAGCGTGTTTCCGGAAGATTATAAAATTGAAAAAGATCGTTTGATATGGATGTGGATAGCCGAAGGCTTTATTCAATGTGAAAACCAAGGTAAGAGTCTATTTGCAATTGGCGACAGTTACTTCAATGAACTCATGAACAGAAGTATGATCCAACCTATATATGAGAGGTACACTGGCTTGATATATGCTTGTCATGTACATGATATGGTGCACGATTTTATTTGCTTCTTGTCAAGTGAAGAAAATTTAGTTACTATATTAAATGGTGTGTGGTACACATCTCCATCAAAGTTGTTTGGGAGGTTGTCTCTTCAATATGGTAAAGAAGATAACTCTAAGCCTCTACGTATTGCAAGCTTGGAACATGTAAGGTCAGCTGTTGTCTTTCCATCAGCATTTTGTGTAATGCCAGTCCTTCGAAGATTCCGAGTTTTACGAGTCCTGAATTTACAAGATTGCGATCTTTCACGAGGCTACAGCCTTGAGTACCTTGGGGATTTATTTCACTTGAGGTACCTAGGACTATGTGCCACACACATTGCTCAGCTTCCTCAACAAATAGGAAACCTAAAATTTCTACAGACTTTGGATGTGAGGGGCAACAATATGTTTAGCTTGCCATCAACTGTTGTTCAGCTCAAAAATTTGATGTGCCTGTACATTGATGAGTTTACAAGAGTGCCAAATGGGATTGGGAGCCTAACAAACCTTGAAGTGCTGTCAACTTTAGACATTACCGTCTCCATTGACATTATAGAAGAGTTGGGCCAGCTAATGAAACTGAGAGTGCTTCATATTTTGCTGTTCATTGGTTGGAGTGGGAGGCTGGTGGAGTGCCTATCCAAGCTGCAAAATATCGAATATCTATACATCAAGATATTTGGAGATAATCAATGGGACTTTGGTGGATTGGATGCCTGGGTTGCCCCTCGACATCTCTGTAGATTGGATATAGAATGGCCATGCTGGTTCTCAACACTGCCAGCAAGGATGAATCAGTCTTATCTACTGGACCTTGTATACCTATCCATTGCTGTCAGGGATTTCGGGCAGGTCAATCTCGAAACCCTTGGGAGGTTGCCAGCTCTCCGTCTGCTAAAACTGTCGGTGGATCCAAAAAATCTTGGAACCCTTGGGGGATTCATCATTGGTGCTGGATTATTCCCATGCCTTGTATTGTTCCAGTTCGGAGGATCTATAGGGCCTATAGCGTTTCAGCAAGGAGCTATGCCAAGGCTGGAAATTCTTAACTTGGAGTTCTGTGTACAGGCGGCTAGACAAATCACCTGCAATGGTGATGGTCCTGAGTTGGGTCTGGGAAACCTGCCATCACTCCAGGATGTCAAAATTTATTTGCGTTCTAGAGGCGCTAGCAAGGAAGAGGTAAGGGAATTGGAGGCTGCGCTGAGGCATGCAGCTGAAATCCATCCCAATCTTCCCAAGCATCAGATATGCGGATGA
- the LOC136480591 gene encoding cysteine-rich receptor-like protein kinase 26, giving the protein MAEEYKALIENDTSRLVPRLPGANVVTGKWLYKHMFYSYSSLAWQKIVKRFQALSVRALHEYSRFADIYEDLNVLEHIVEGREKPSNLSYPLLQFITQNFSDERKIGHNELGECFKAIVQIVVVTRLTGNLNINDGMFHQQIGNMTLAQHQNVLRFLGYCSYTVEKEIEIGGDIVIAEKLERFLCFEYLSKGNLGEHLSDELSGLEWHTRYQIIKGICEGLCYLHKEKDIIHMDLKPASILLDEDMVPKIADFGISKLVCTSDKCLRQLGYSAPERISDGVTSRKADIYSLGIIIIELVTGIYKVLNLMDARE; this is encoded by the exons ATGGCGGAGGAGTACAAGGCTCTCATCGAGAACGACACCTCGCGCCTCGTGCCTCGACTGCCAGGTGCTAACGTTGTCACTGGCAAGTGGCTGTACaagcacatgttctactcttACAGCTCCCTGGCTTGGCAAAAG ATTGTTAAAAGATTCCAAGCACTGTCCGTACGAGCTCTTCATGAATATTCTAG ATTTGCTGATATATATGAGGATCTAAATGTGTTGGAGCATATAGTTGAGGGAAGAGAAAAGCCAAGTAATCTGTCATATCCACTTTTACAATTCATCACTCAAAACTTTTCTGATGAGCGAAAGATTGGTCATAATGAACTCGGAGAATGTTTCAAG GCTATCGTGCAGATTGTTGTTGTGACAAGGCTTACAGGAAACCTCAATATTAACGATGGGATGTTTCATCAGCAGATTGGAAATATGACGTTGGCTCAGCATCAAAATGTATTGCGGTTTCTAGGATACTGTTCTTATACAGTAGAAAAGGAGATAGAAATAGGTGGTGACATTGTCATTGCTGAGAAACTGGAAAGATTCCTATGTTTCGAGTATTTAAGCAAAGGAAACCTTGGCGAACATCTTTCTG ATGAATTAAGTGGGCTTGAATGGCATACACGTTATCAGATAATTAAGGGAATCTGTGAGGGTTTATGTTATCTTCACAAGGAAAAGGATATCATTCACATGGACCTCAAGCCTGCAAGTATCCTACTAGATGAGGACATGGTTCCAAAGATTGCAGATTTTGGTATATCAAAACTCGTATGTACGAGTGATAAATGTCTGCGGCAGCT TGGATACTCTGCTCCAGAGAGGATTTCTGATGGCGTGACATCACGCAAGGCAGACATTTATAGTCTGGGCATTATAATCATAGAGTTGGTGACTGGAA TATACAAGGTACTTAATCTTATGGATGCAAGGGAATGA